From Bordetella flabilis, the proteins below share one genomic window:
- a CDS encoding branched-chain amino acid ABC transporter substrate-binding protein — MNKLDLSAAAVVVALGTCWAIPAAAAPVKIGLVETLSGPQASTGLSYRAAVRYAIDQINAAGGWNGEPVQLVEYDNQGGPAGAADKLKAAAADGVQIVVQGASSAIGGQITEDVRKHNLRNPGKEMVYINVGAEALELTGEKCNFYHFRFAGNAQVRVKALVEGMKKANALGTKVYAINQNYSWGQDMQQAILDNAKAGGYTVVDKTLHDVNKIQDFAPYVAKIAASGADTVLTGNWSNDLLLLMKASKAAGLKARYGTVYLDQPGNLANAGDLAAGNFVVHTFNAEAGGADAQQFVEDYKAKTGHIPVFVEPQTVYGMKMVGEALKRTPAQNGTLNVNEFAKALENARIPTPMGEMSMRAADHQAQLPLVVSTVTADAKYKVDGTELGFKPVMLLSAQESSTPAPSTCKMKRPG; from the coding sequence ATGAACAAGCTCGACCTTTCCGCCGCCGCCGTCGTCGTGGCGCTCGGCACCTGCTGGGCGATCCCGGCAGCCGCCGCGCCAGTCAAGATCGGCCTGGTGGAGACCCTTTCCGGTCCGCAGGCGTCGACCGGATTGTCCTATCGAGCGGCGGTGCGCTACGCCATCGACCAGATCAACGCAGCCGGCGGATGGAACGGCGAACCCGTGCAACTGGTGGAGTACGACAATCAGGGCGGACCGGCCGGGGCGGCGGACAAGCTCAAGGCCGCCGCGGCGGACGGCGTGCAGATCGTCGTGCAGGGCGCGTCGTCGGCCATCGGCGGACAAATCACCGAAGACGTGCGCAAGCACAACCTGCGCAACCCCGGCAAGGAGATGGTGTACATCAACGTGGGCGCCGAAGCCCTGGAGCTGACGGGCGAGAAGTGCAACTTCTACCATTTCCGTTTCGCCGGCAATGCCCAGGTCCGGGTCAAGGCGCTGGTAGAGGGCATGAAGAAGGCCAACGCGCTGGGTACCAAGGTGTACGCCATCAACCAGAACTATTCCTGGGGCCAGGATATGCAGCAGGCCATTCTGGATAACGCGAAGGCCGGCGGCTACACGGTGGTCGACAAGACGCTGCACGACGTGAACAAGATCCAGGACTTCGCGCCTTATGTGGCGAAGATCGCCGCCTCGGGGGCCGACACCGTCCTCACCGGGAACTGGTCCAACGACCTGCTGCTCCTGATGAAGGCATCGAAGGCGGCCGGGCTGAAGGCGCGCTATGGCACCGTGTACCTGGACCAGCCTGGCAACCTCGCCAATGCGGGCGACCTGGCCGCCGGCAATTTCGTGGTGCACACCTTCAACGCGGAGGCCGGCGGCGCCGACGCGCAGCAGTTCGTGGAGGACTACAAGGCCAAGACCGGCCACATCCCCGTCTTTGTGGAACCGCAAACCGTCTACGGCATGAAGATGGTGGGAGAGGCGCTCAAGCGCACCCCCGCGCAGAACGGCACGCTGAACGTGAACGAGTTCGCCAAGGCGCTCGAGAACGCGCGCATCCCCACGCCCATGGGCGAAATGAGCATGCGCGCGGCGGACCATCAGGCGCAACTGCCGCTGGTGGTGTCCACCGTCACGGCCGATGCCAAGTACAAGGTGGACGGAACCGAGCTGGGATTCAAGCCGGTGATGCTGCTATCCGCCCAGGAAAGCTCCACGCCCGCGCCATCGACGTGCAAGATGAAACGGCCCGGCTGA
- a CDS encoding branched-chain amino acid ABC transporter permease, whose amino-acid sequence MEQILFSLLNGVIYGLLLFMVSAGLTLIFGMMGVLNFAHASFYMLGAYFAYALQGAIGFWPAVIASPLLVGLVGVVVERYFLRRVHRYGHAHELLLTFGLSFIIAESIKLFFGNYPVDYRVPPFLDFSAFSIGGTQYPVYRLLMGGIAIVMFVVIYLVLTRTRIGIVVRSAIYKPRMAEALGHNVPLVFMGVFGAGAALAGLAGAVAGAFYTTNPNMALELGVIVFVVVVVGGLGSLAGAMLASLLIGIITSLAVSVDGSLADLFALVGLGDWASGVGGLMSISLSSLAATLPFALMLLILLVRPGGIMGDKE is encoded by the coding sequence ATGGAACAAATCCTTTTCTCTCTGCTGAACGGCGTTATCTACGGACTCTTGCTGTTCATGGTCTCGGCCGGCCTGACGCTGATCTTCGGCATGATGGGGGTGCTGAACTTCGCGCATGCCTCGTTCTACATGCTGGGCGCCTACTTCGCCTATGCGCTGCAGGGCGCGATCGGATTCTGGCCCGCCGTCATCGCCTCGCCCCTGTTGGTGGGCCTGGTTGGCGTAGTGGTGGAGCGCTATTTCCTGCGACGCGTCCATCGTTACGGGCACGCTCACGAGCTGCTGCTGACCTTCGGCTTGTCCTTCATCATCGCCGAGTCCATCAAGCTGTTCTTCGGGAACTATCCGGTGGACTACCGTGTGCCGCCATTCCTGGATTTCTCCGCCTTCAGCATCGGCGGAACGCAGTATCCGGTCTACCGGCTGCTGATGGGCGGCATCGCCATTGTGATGTTCGTCGTGATCTACCTGGTGCTGACGCGCACGCGCATCGGCATCGTGGTGAGGTCGGCGATCTACAAGCCGCGCATGGCGGAGGCCCTGGGGCACAACGTGCCTTTGGTGTTCATGGGTGTATTCGGGGCGGGCGCGGCGCTCGCCGGCCTGGCCGGAGCGGTCGCGGGCGCGTTCTACACGACCAATCCCAACATGGCGCTGGAACTGGGCGTGATCGTGTTCGTGGTGGTGGTGGTCGGCGGGCTTGGTTCCCTGGCCGGCGCGATGCTGGCATCGCTGTTGATCGGCATCATCACCTCGCTGGCCGTCTCGGTGGACGGCAGCCTGGCCGACCTTTTTGCCTTGGTGGGCCTGGGCGACTGGGCGAGCGGCGTGGGCGGCCTGATGTCCATCAGCCTGTCCAGCCTGGCCGCCACGCTGCCCTTCGCACTGATGCTGCTGATCCTGCTGGTCAGGCCGGGCGGCATCATGGGCGATAAGGAATGA